From one Rhodamnia argentea isolate NSW1041297 chromosome 1, ASM2092103v1, whole genome shotgun sequence genomic stretch:
- the LOC115752864 gene encoding CST complex subunit TEN1 has protein sequence MASSGSAVESGAPVSLKDLRPPSPLFADGASLRVLGKLQEYSVETTVAIIVDRDASLKIDTQHLRDLSFRVGSIYQFIGELRIQPDNEALLQARVGRNVDGLDLDLYHQSLQLVRQFQVERTRYRST, from the exons ATGGCGTCTTCGGGCTCCGCCGTCGAATCCGGAGCTCCGGTTTCGCTGAAGGACCTCCGTCCGCCTTCTCCGCTCTTCGCCGACGGGGCTTCTCTTCGCGTCCTCGGCAA GTTACAAGAGTATTCCGTGGAGACGACGGTAGCGATTATTGTTGATAGAGATGCTAGTCTGAAGATAGACACGCAGCATCTGAGGGACCTTAGCTTTCGTGTTGGCTCGATCTACCAGTTCATCGGCGAACTCCGGATTCAACCTGATAATGAG GCGTTGTTGCAGGCACGAGTGGGTAGGAACGTCGACGGCCTTGACCTAGACCTGTACCATCAGTCTTTGCAGCTTGTTAGACAGTTTCAGGTTGAACGCACGAGGTATCGATCAACTTGA